In the genome of Deinococcus deserti VCD115, one region contains:
- a CDS encoding M23 family metallopeptidase → MRRVVRWLFVLAVVGCLLVWLWPQIEAAQRYMALLRAPVPAAASLPNPLPGRALNDTWGGARSNGRRHEGIDIFAPRGTPIRATTRGMVLNVGSNPLGGRTVMLLGPGGQRHYYAHLDRYVPGLERGDWVQEGGVVGYVGDSGNARGTPPHLHYGIYTAGGAINPYPLLRQP, encoded by the coding sequence ATGAGGCGGGTCGTGCGTTGGCTCTTTGTTCTGGCCGTGGTGGGCTGTCTGCTTGTATGGCTGTGGCCGCAAATAGAAGCGGCGCAGCGCTACATGGCTCTGCTGCGCGCGCCGGTTCCGGCAGCCGCCAGCCTGCCCAACCCTCTTCCCGGCCGGGCACTGAACGACACCTGGGGCGGGGCGCGCAGCAACGGTCGGCGCCACGAGGGCATTGATATCTTCGCTCCGCGCGGCACGCCTATCCGCGCGACCACCCGCGGCATGGTGCTCAACGTTGGTTCGAACCCCCTGGGCGGGCGCACGGTCATGCTGCTGGGTCCAGGGGGACAGCGGCACTACTACGCGCACCTCGACCGCTATGTGCCGGGCCTGGAGCGCGGGGACTGGGTGCAGGAAGGTGGCGTTGTGGGCTACGTAGGAGACAGTGGCAATGCGCGCGGTACCCCGCCGCACCTGCACTACGGCATCTATACCGCGGGCGGGGCAATCAATCCGTATCCGCTGCTCAGGCAGCCCTGA
- a CDS encoding AAA family ATPase, whose product MLVVFSGLPGTGKSSLARLLAPHLHGAYIRIDSVEAAILETTAQTPGVTGYAAAYAIAADNVGLGLNVVADCVNPLAVTRQAWMDVADRAGVPLVNIEVLCSDQDEHRRRVTGRADEAALYRGHVSPAWAPPTWESVQASRQAFEPWAERRLVIDTAGQTVPEAFATLLADLHLSYGVPA is encoded by the coding sequence ATGCTCGTCGTCTTCTCCGGCCTGCCCGGCACAGGAAAATCTTCACTGGCTCGGCTGCTGGCCCCACACCTGCATGGGGCGTACATCCGGATCGACAGCGTGGAGGCAGCCATCCTGGAAACAACGGCACAGACACCAGGGGTCACCGGTTACGCTGCGGCCTACGCCATCGCCGCTGACAATGTTGGCCTGGGACTGAATGTCGTGGCCGACTGTGTCAACCCTCTGGCAGTTACGCGTCAGGCATGGATGGATGTGGCAGACCGGGCGGGCGTACCCCTCGTGAACATTGAGGTCCTGTGCTCTGACCAGGACGAACATCGCCGGCGGGTGACTGGCCGCGCCGATGAGGCGGCCCTCTATCGTGGCCATGTTTCCCCCGCCTGGGCTCCGCCCACATGGGAATCGGTCCAGGCGTCCCGGCAGGCCTTCGAACCCTGGGCTGAACGCCGCCTTGTCATCGACACTGCCGGGCAGACGGTGCCTGAAGCCTTTGCCACCCTGCTGGCTGATCTGCATCTCAGCTACGGAGTCCCAGCTTGA
- a CDS encoding nucleoside deaminase: MTGPATTDPVDDVMSAGWHAALSEAWEAYLHGSYPIGACVVDREGHVLARGRNRLGEPRRVEAGVISGHDLAHAEINALLALTDMPRPECYSWTVLTTVQPCPQCAGAIAMSAVRAVEYAAPDPWAGCTHLFTEDPYVSRKAIRVGRAPDSVQSVALRLALVGFYEDGHASLESSLMRSYRQSHPSDVEVAGRLHGSGALRGLRANGAPLNEALTLLEASA, from the coding sequence GTGACAGGCCCCGCAACCACAGACCCCGTGGATGACGTGATGTCTGCAGGCTGGCATGCCGCACTTTCCGAAGCCTGGGAGGCCTACCTGCACGGCTCTTATCCCATCGGGGCGTGCGTGGTGGACCGGGAGGGGCATGTTCTTGCCCGTGGACGCAACCGCCTGGGCGAGCCCCGCCGTGTGGAAGCCGGAGTGATCAGCGGTCATGACCTTGCCCACGCGGAGATCAATGCCCTGCTGGCCCTGACTGACATGCCCAGGCCCGAGTGTTACAGCTGGACGGTGCTGACCACGGTTCAGCCCTGCCCGCAATGTGCCGGGGCCATTGCCATGAGTGCCGTGCGCGCGGTGGAGTACGCCGCGCCGGATCCGTGGGCCGGGTGTACCCATCTGTTTACTGAGGACCCATATGTCAGCCGCAAGGCCATCCGGGTAGGCCGCGCCCCTGACTCTGTGCAGTCGGTGGCGTTGCGGCTGGCCCTGGTGGGTTTTTACGAAGATGGTCACGCTTCACTGGAGTCTTCGCTGATGCGGTCCTACCGTCAGAGCCACCCAAGCGACGTCGAGGTGGCGGGCAGGCTCCATGGGTCCGGGGCGCTCCGGGGACTGCGGGCCAACGGGGCGCCTCTGAATGAAGCCCTGACCCTGCTGGAGGCCAGCGCATGA
- the groES gene encoding co-chaperone GroES, giving the protein MLKPLGDRVLVEIIEEAEQKTAGGLYVPDTAKEKSQRGKVIAVGSGKMLDNGTRVALDVNVGDTVYFAKYGGTEVSLEGKNYSILAERDILAIVE; this is encoded by the coding sequence ATGCTGAAACCCTTGGGCGACCGAGTTCTGGTTGAAATCATTGAAGAAGCCGAGCAGAAGACTGCCGGCGGTCTGTACGTCCCTGACACTGCTAAGGAAAAGAGCCAGCGCGGCAAGGTCATCGCCGTGGGCAGCGGCAAGATGCTGGACAACGGCACCCGCGTGGCGCTGGATGTCAACGTGGGCGACACCGTGTACTTTGCCAAGTACGGCGGCACCGAAGTCAGCCTGGAAGGCAAGAACTACTCGATCCTGGCCGAGCGCGACATTCTCGCCATCGTCGAGTAA
- a CDS encoding M16 family metallopeptidase: MPARSPSPPAPAPSAQLWTLPGGLRVAFERRSGPGFAFDLRVPVGNAHDPPGQEGAAGVLEEWLFKGAAGLDARALQDAFDDLGVRRGGGVGPEATRFTASGLSADLGAALRLTASVLVQPELPDAELPVLTDLARQDLEGLADSPSDLLAVHARQLAFPPPAGSPFAGFAHPASGTPGGLQALTPAGLRAHLGRYGQAGSVLGLVADLEPADAFDLVHHALGELRPGQDAQVPAVFRAGGRAHHTDADAEQTHLSITAPGVAPVNSDWLAWQVALTALSGGSASRLFTAVREERGLAYAVSASSVLLGGQGFLSVYAGSTPDRAPETLEVVLNELSRLPQGLEPEEFRRACTGLTTSVVFGAESLRGRAGSLTRDIAVFGRVRPIPELRARLAALTLEDVNAFLAGYDPAAHATVTTLGPVDPGGSSLAAEPSMGAEARHV; the protein is encoded by the coding sequence ATGCCCGCCCGGTCCCCGTCGCCCCCTGCCCCCGCACCATCCGCCCAGCTGTGGACCCTTCCCGGGGGTCTGCGTGTCGCCTTTGAGCGGCGCAGCGGACCCGGCTTTGCCTTCGACCTGCGGGTACCGGTGGGGAACGCCCACGATCCTCCAGGGCAGGAAGGAGCGGCCGGGGTGCTGGAGGAGTGGCTGTTCAAGGGGGCTGCCGGTCTGGACGCCCGCGCCCTTCAGGACGCCTTTGACGATTTGGGGGTGCGCCGGGGTGGTGGAGTAGGTCCGGAAGCGACGCGCTTTACCGCCAGTGGTCTGAGTGCCGACCTGGGCGCGGCGCTCCGCCTGACAGCCAGCGTGCTGGTCCAGCCGGAGCTTCCGGACGCAGAACTGCCGGTCCTGACCGACCTGGCCCGCCAGGACCTGGAAGGGCTGGCTGACAGTCCATCCGATCTGCTTGCGGTTCACGCCCGTCAGCTGGCGTTTCCCCCGCCAGCCGGCTCACCCTTTGCGGGTTTTGCCCACCCGGCCAGCGGCACCCCGGGGGGCTTACAGGCCCTGACTCCGGCTGGCCTGCGTGCCCATCTGGGGCGGTACGGGCAGGCGGGAAGCGTCCTGGGACTGGTGGCGGACCTGGAGCCTGCTGACGCCTTTGACCTGGTTCATCACGCCCTCGGTGAACTGCGCCCGGGGCAGGACGCTCAGGTGCCGGCCGTGTTCCGTGCGGGTGGCCGCGCCCACCACACCGACGCGGATGCCGAGCAGACCCACCTGAGCATCACGGCTCCCGGCGTGGCACCTGTCAACTCCGACTGGCTGGCGTGGCAGGTGGCGCTGACAGCGCTGAGCGGCGGCAGCGCCAGCCGCCTCTTTACTGCAGTGCGCGAGGAACGTGGCCTGGCTTATGCTGTCAGCGCTTCCTCTGTGCTGCTGGGGGGGCAGGGCTTCCTCAGTGTGTACGCCGGCAGCACCCCTGACCGCGCTCCGGAAACTCTGGAGGTCGTGCTGAACGAGCTTTCCCGCCTGCCGCAGGGCCTGGAGCCCGAGGAGTTCAGGCGGGCGTGCACTGGGCTGACCACCAGCGTGGTCTTCGGCGCCGAGAGCCTGCGTGGCCGGGCCGGCAGCCTGACGCGGGACATAGCAGTGTTCGGCCGGGTGCGGCCTATTCCGGAACTGCGCGCCCGGCTGGCCGCCCTGACCCTGGAGGACGTCAATGCTTTCCTGGCTGGGTACGATCCGGCAGCCCACGCCACCGTGACGACCCTCGGGCCGGTGGACCCTGGCGGCTCGTCGCTGGCGGCAGAACCGTCCATGGGTGCGGAGGCTCGCCATGTCTGA
- a CDS encoding M16 family metallopeptidase — MSEGPQRHTLPSGLTLLLEPSPDAQTVAAGYFVNTGARDELPHEMGASHFIEHLLFKGSELVGAAELNARLDDLGGQANAFTSEEATVYHAASLPERSGELLETLTELMRPALRETDIHTERGVILEEIAMYAEQPGVRVMDELRADYWGKHPLGHQVLGTRQTVEALSREVLIRNHRERYGAGRVTLAITGAFEPQEVLDWAQLHLADWPTTPGAVSDLPSGPHHPGHTRVIHDQTLGRVHVTLAAPGLPVTHPLREAATVLADLIGGENGALYWALLDTGLCDSADLAHLDYRDVGAFEGGFTCDPERAGVALETYRRVLRGAGELITPERVRRAARKLAVSTLLRAETPQGRLFTLGMEYLAHGQVLTTAELVSRYQQVTPEAVREVLRLCPLATFTVVALGPVETLE, encoded by the coding sequence ATGTCTGAGGGTCCGCAGCGCCATACCCTGCCCAGCGGCCTGACGCTGCTGCTCGAGCCGTCACCGGACGCGCAGACGGTAGCAGCCGGGTACTTCGTCAACACGGGCGCGCGTGACGAACTGCCGCACGAAATGGGTGCGAGCCACTTTATCGAGCACCTGCTGTTCAAGGGTTCCGAGCTGGTGGGAGCCGCCGAGCTCAATGCCCGCCTGGATGATCTGGGCGGGCAGGCCAACGCCTTTACCAGTGAAGAGGCGACCGTGTATCACGCGGCCAGCCTGCCGGAGCGCAGCGGCGAATTGCTCGAGACCCTGACAGAACTGATGCGCCCGGCCCTGCGCGAGACCGATATTCACACTGAACGCGGCGTGATTCTCGAAGAGATCGCCATGTACGCCGAGCAGCCCGGCGTGCGCGTCATGGATGAACTGCGCGCCGACTATTGGGGCAAGCATCCGCTGGGGCATCAGGTGCTGGGCACCCGCCAGACGGTCGAGGCGCTCAGCCGTGAGGTCCTGATCCGCAACCACCGGGAGCGGTATGGGGCCGGACGCGTCACGCTGGCCATCACCGGAGCCTTTGAGCCTCAGGAGGTGCTCGACTGGGCACAGCTGCATCTTGCAGACTGGCCCACGACGCCAGGCGCAGTCTCTGACCTGCCCTCCGGGCCGCATCACCCTGGTCATACCCGCGTGATTCATGACCAGACTCTGGGCCGCGTGCACGTGACCCTGGCCGCGCCGGGCCTGCCCGTCACGCACCCGCTGCGCGAGGCCGCAACCGTGCTGGCTGATCTGATTGGTGGAGAAAACGGCGCTCTGTACTGGGCCCTGCTGGATACCGGCCTGTGCGACAGCGCGGATCTGGCACACCTGGATTACCGCGATGTCGGCGCCTTCGAAGGTGGATTTACCTGTGATCCCGAACGTGCCGGCGTGGCCCTGGAAACCTACCGCCGGGTCCTGCGCGGCGCGGGCGAGCTCATTACGCCTGAGCGGGTGCGCCGCGCCGCGCGCAAACTTGCGGTGTCCACGCTGTTGCGCGCCGAAACCCCGCAGGGACGGCTGTTTACGCTGGGAATGGAGTATCTGGCGCACGGTCAGGTTCTGACCACAGCCGAACTGGTGAGCCGCTACCAGCAGGTCACCCCCGAGGCTGTACGAGAAGTGCTGCGCCTGTGTCCGCTGGCAACGTTCACCGTCGTCGCACTGGGGCCGGTAGAGACTCTGGAATAG
- a CDS encoding NUDIX domain-containing protein, which produces MSFLDLSPSPVRTGRACAWIEQDGRILMAARDCGGWTLPGGGIHPGESPALAAVREAWEECGAHAEVAGEPVILHSASGIDSLCFPLRLASPALEPSPEGRPVAWIDPRVLPWADDMQLRQVLRARGETPQHLDVPPLVAQADSEAAKVGFDRSCSLEVGRLLRVLATSRPAGRLLELGTGLGAGSAWLLAGMDPSARLLTVENDPDRALMATRLLQHDSRAEVLHGDWTGALAHGPFDLIFADCAPAKGEAAQLDRLLEALCLGGVLVLDNFTPPTQLPAALYGGDAAREALFGHAGLSCAEVQVSARECVLLATRRA; this is translated from the coding sequence ATGAGCTTTCTGGACCTGTCGCCATCACCCGTGCGCACCGGACGCGCCTGTGCCTGGATCGAACAGGACGGCCGCATATTGATGGCGGCCCGGGACTGCGGTGGCTGGACCCTGCCTGGTGGCGGAATCCATCCGGGCGAAAGCCCCGCTCTGGCTGCCGTCCGCGAGGCCTGGGAGGAATGCGGTGCTCACGCAGAGGTGGCGGGTGAGCCTGTCATCCTGCACAGTGCGTCCGGAATAGACTCCCTGTGTTTTCCGCTGCGTCTGGCCAGTCCTGCACTGGAGCCCAGCCCAGAGGGGCGCCCTGTGGCCTGGATTGATCCCCGCGTGCTCCCATGGGCAGACGACATGCAGCTGCGTCAGGTGCTCCGGGCACGCGGGGAGACGCCGCAGCACCTGGATGTGCCGCCCCTGGTGGCTCAGGCTGACTCGGAAGCAGCGAAAGTGGGGTTTGACCGCAGCTGTTCGCTGGAGGTCGGGCGTCTGCTGCGTGTACTGGCAACCTCGCGTCCGGCAGGACGGCTGCTGGAGCTGGGCACCGGTCTGGGTGCAGGCTCAGCCTGGCTGCTGGCGGGCATGGACCCGTCGGCCCGGCTTCTGACGGTCGAGAACGACCCGGACCGCGCCCTCATGGCAACGAGGCTGTTGCAGCATGACTCCCGTGCCGAAGTCCTGCATGGCGACTGGACCGGCGCACTGGCTCACGGGCCTTTCGATCTGATTTTTGCCGACTGTGCACCGGCCAAGGGTGAAGCGGCCCAGCTTGACCGTCTCCTTGAGGCCCTGTGTCTGGGCGGGGTGCTGGTGCTGGACAATTTCACACCTCCTACACAGCTGCCCGCAGCGCTCTATGGGGGCGACGCCGCGCGGGAGGCGCTCTTCGGTCATGCGGGTCTGAGTTGCGCCGAGGTGCAGGTCAGCGCCCGTGAATGTGTGCTTCTGGCCACGAGGCGAGCGTGA
- a CDS encoding AAA family ATPase: MRAGSPLLLVVSGLPASGKTFLSSHLAYGRGVPLVTRDAYKEILYHHLPDLAHAQAGPVSFSLIWHVTGTILAAGGSVVLETHFYRPVSEGHILELAATHGARLAQVHCEAPLPELKQRHAQRVASGRRPRIDLPFDHEELPAQACWHPLNLGAPLLQLDTTLPNSGNVALAWAVQQREISLQRQQKEETS; the protein is encoded by the coding sequence TTGAGAGCCGGCTCCCCTCTGCTGCTGGTGGTTTCAGGACTGCCTGCCTCCGGCAAGACGTTCCTGAGCTCGCATCTGGCGTATGGGCGCGGAGTGCCCCTGGTCACCCGGGACGCCTACAAGGAGATCCTGTATCACCATCTGCCGGACCTCGCGCATGCCCAGGCTGGACCCGTGAGCTTTTCGTTGATATGGCATGTCACTGGAACCATCCTGGCCGCGGGAGGAAGTGTGGTTCTTGAGACTCATTTCTACCGTCCTGTCAGCGAAGGACACATTCTGGAGCTGGCGGCGACCCACGGTGCCCGGCTGGCTCAGGTCCACTGTGAGGCGCCATTGCCGGAGCTCAAGCAGCGTCACGCACAGCGGGTGGCTTCAGGCAGGCGGCCGCGTATCGATCTGCCGTTCGATCACGAGGAGCTGCCAGCCCAGGCGTGCTGGCATCCACTGAACCTGGGTGCGCCGCTGTTGCAGCTGGACACCACGCTGCCCAATTCCGGGAACGTGGCGCTGGCATGGGCAGTACAGCAAAGAGAGATTTCACTTCAACGCCAACAAAAAGAGGAAACCTCGTAA
- a CDS encoding histidine phosphatase family protein, giving the protein MSHLHLTLLRHGRSRADDEGVHEGRYDSPLTEVGRTQAEALSAYWQAHPPGFDRAYSSTLLRAQETAQIVTDALQLSLTTTPLLLEWDNGPLAGLSREMALARYPIPEFRHDLDVFTSEGGESQAAIRARALLALELLWQGGGERLLVVSHGGFLNSLLRELLGSGRVWFAFGDTSFTTVRLSRTSHTALVTGVNLAPHLAG; this is encoded by the coding sequence GTGAGCCACCTTCACCTGACCCTGCTGCGCCATGGCCGCAGCCGCGCCGATGATGAAGGTGTTCACGAAGGCCGTTACGATTCGCCCCTGACCGAAGTGGGCCGGACGCAGGCTGAGGCGCTCTCGGCCTACTGGCAGGCACACCCACCAGGTTTCGACCGGGCGTATAGCTCGACCCTGCTCCGGGCACAGGAAACAGCGCAGATCGTGACCGACGCACTTCAGCTGTCCCTGACGACTACTCCGCTGCTGCTGGAGTGGGATAACGGCCCGCTGGCTGGTTTGTCACGCGAAATGGCGCTGGCCCGCTACCCCATCCCGGAGTTCCGGCATGACCTGGACGTTTTTACCTCTGAAGGTGGAGAGAGTCAGGCCGCTATTCGGGCCCGCGCCCTGCTGGCCCTGGAACTGCTCTGGCAGGGTGGGGGAGAGCGGCTGCTGGTGGTCTCACACGGAGGTTTCCTGAACAGCCTGCTGCGGGAACTGCTGGGCTCCGGGCGGGTCTGGTTTGCCTTTGGCGACACTTCCTTTACCACCGTCCGCCTGAGCCGCACCAGCCACACCGCCCTGGTGACTGGCGTGAATCTGGCACCTCATCTGGCTGGATGA
- the groL gene encoding chaperonin GroEL (60 kDa chaperone family; promotes refolding of misfolded polypeptides especially under stressful conditions; forms two stacked rings of heptamers to form a barrel-shaped 14mer; ends can be capped by GroES; misfolded proteins enter the barrel where they are refolded when GroES binds), which translates to MAKQLVFDEAARRSLERGVNAVANAVKVTLGPRGRNVVIEKKFGSPTITKDGVTVAKEVELEDKLENIGAQLLKEVASKTNDITGDGTTTATVLGQAIVKEGLRNVAAGANPLALKRGIEKAVAAAIVEIQNLAVPVEDSDAIKKVAGISANDDQVGEEIASAMDKVGKEGVITIEESKGFDTEVDVVEGMQFDKGFINPYFVTNPEKMEAVLEDAYILINEKKISNLKDLLPVLEKVAQTGRPLLIIAEDVEGEALATLVVNKLRGTLNIAAVKAPGFGDRRKEMLRDIAAVTGGEVVSEDLGHKLENTGMEMLGRAARIRITKDETTIVDGKGEQAQIDARVNAIKGELDTTDSDYAREKLQERLAKLSGGVAVIRVGAATETELKEKKHRYEDALSTARSAVEEGIVAGGGTTLLRIIPAVRKAAEGLQGDEATGARILIRALEEPARQIAVNAGEEGSVIVNAVINSDKPRYGFNAATGEYVDDMVAAGIVDPAKVTRTALQNAASIGALILTTEAIVSDKPEKPQQGGQGGGGMGGGDMGGMDF; encoded by the coding sequence ATGGCCAAGCAACTTGTATTTGATGAAGCCGCCCGTCGCAGCCTGGAGCGCGGCGTTAACGCCGTCGCCAACGCCGTCAAAGTGACCCTTGGGCCCCGTGGCCGTAACGTCGTGATCGAGAAGAAGTTCGGCAGCCCCACCATCACCAAGGACGGCGTTACCGTCGCCAAGGAAGTGGAGCTGGAGGACAAGCTCGAGAACATCGGCGCCCAGCTGCTCAAGGAAGTCGCCAGCAAGACCAACGACATCACCGGTGACGGCACCACCACCGCCACGGTGCTGGGCCAGGCCATCGTGAAAGAAGGCCTGCGCAACGTTGCTGCCGGCGCCAACCCCCTGGCCCTCAAGCGCGGCATCGAGAAGGCTGTCGCCGCGGCCATCGTCGAAATCCAGAACCTGGCTGTGCCGGTCGAGGACTCCGACGCCATCAAGAAAGTCGCCGGCATCAGCGCCAACGACGATCAGGTCGGCGAGGAAATCGCCTCCGCGATGGACAAGGTCGGCAAGGAAGGCGTCATCACCATCGAGGAAAGCAAGGGCTTTGACACCGAAGTGGACGTCGTCGAAGGCATGCAGTTCGACAAGGGCTTTATCAACCCCTACTTCGTGACCAACCCCGAGAAGATGGAAGCCGTCCTGGAAGACGCCTACATCCTGATCAACGAGAAGAAGATCAGCAACCTCAAGGACCTGCTGCCCGTGCTGGAGAAGGTCGCCCAGACCGGCCGTCCTCTGCTGATCATCGCTGAAGACGTCGAAGGCGAAGCGCTGGCCACCCTGGTGGTCAACAAGCTGCGCGGCACGCTGAACATCGCTGCCGTCAAGGCGCCCGGCTTCGGTGACCGCCGTAAGGAAATGCTGCGCGACATCGCCGCCGTCACCGGCGGGGAAGTGGTCAGCGAGGACCTGGGCCACAAGCTGGAGAACACCGGTATGGAGATGCTGGGCCGCGCCGCGCGCATCCGCATCACCAAGGACGAGACCACCATCGTGGACGGCAAGGGCGAGCAGGCCCAGATCGACGCCCGCGTCAACGCCATCAAGGGTGAGCTCGACACCACCGACAGCGACTACGCCCGTGAGAAGCTCCAGGAGCGCCTCGCCAAGCTGAGCGGCGGTGTGGCCGTGATCCGCGTCGGTGCTGCCACCGAAACGGAACTCAAGGAGAAGAAGCACCGCTACGAGGACGCCCTGTCCACCGCGCGCAGCGCCGTGGAAGAAGGCATCGTGGCCGGTGGGGGCACCACCCTGCTGCGCATCATCCCCGCTGTCCGCAAGGCCGCTGAAGGCCTGCAGGGCGACGAGGCCACCGGCGCGCGCATCCTGATCCGCGCCCTGGAAGAGCCCGCCCGCCAGATCGCCGTCAACGCCGGCGAGGAAGGCAGCGTCATCGTCAACGCCGTGATCAACAGCGACAAGCCCCGTTACGGCTTCAATGCCGCAACCGGCGAGTACGTCGATGACATGGTTGCTGCCGGTATCGTAGACCCCGCCAAGGTGACCCGCACTGCGCTGCAGAACGCGGCCAGCATCGGCGCACTGATCCTGACCACCGAAGCCATCGTCTCTGACAAGCCCGAGAAGCCCCAGCAGGGCGGCCAGGGCGGCGGCGGTATGGGCGGCGGCGACATGGGCGGTATGGACTTCTAA
- a CDS encoding GNAT family N-acetyltransferase — protein sequence MHHVLTLQDGDLTLRPLLTADLPALCALAGECATELRFMGTSPTTGDYYQVALDAPDHQPFVIEVGGELAGSTRYGDIRTVHSGLEIGWTWLHPRWHGSGVNRRMKCLLLRHAFEVMGMERVQIKTDILNVRSQRAIEKLGAVKEGVLRRHMRRPDGSMRDTVMYSVTPEDWPEVHDRLCQQG from the coding sequence ATGCACCACGTCCTGACCCTGCAAGACGGTGACCTTACCCTGCGGCCTCTGCTCACTGCGGATCTCCCGGCATTGTGTGCGCTGGCGGGAGAGTGCGCCACCGAGCTCCGGTTCATGGGTACGAGTCCAACAACAGGTGACTACTATCAGGTGGCTCTGGACGCGCCGGACCACCAGCCGTTTGTGATCGAAGTAGGTGGAGAACTGGCCGGGAGTACCCGTTACGGGGACATCCGCACAGTCCACAGCGGGCTGGAGATCGGCTGGACGTGGCTGCACCCACGCTGGCACGGATCGGGCGTCAACCGCCGCATGAAGTGCTTGTTGCTACGCCACGCCTTTGAGGTCATGGGCATGGAGCGCGTGCAGATCAAGACGGACATTCTCAATGTGCGCTCACAGCGGGCCATCGAGAAGCTCGGTGCCGTGAAGGAAGGGGTGCTGCGCCGTCACATGCGCCGTCCGGACGGGTCCATGCGCGACACCGTGATGTACAGCGTCACCCCCGAGGACTGGCCGGAAGTTCATGACCGGTTGTGCCAGCAGGGCTGA
- a CDS encoding GGDEF domain-containing protein, whose product MPRPDILSKNAFEDAFHGLGGAPVTLAVLDLDHFKVLNDTLGHSEGDRVLRGVERLLSGSLPTGSLIGRIGGDEYAALLPETAAETALILFDEVIRHFHIHRDPHWPRQLGLSVGLAARPAHATTFPELYRAADEALLRAKREGRARVCIYVESKMVLKSNYYPKSQLERLAKLSGALGRTEASLLREALDDLIARHREAL is encoded by the coding sequence ATGCCCCGCCCGGACATTCTTAGTAAAAATGCTTTTGAGGACGCCTTTCATGGCCTGGGAGGTGCGCCGGTGACGCTGGCCGTGCTGGATCTGGACCACTTCAAAGTCCTGAATGACACCCTGGGGCATAGCGAGGGCGACCGCGTGCTGCGGGGCGTCGAGCGGCTGCTCAGCGGCAGCCTGCCGACTGGCAGCCTGATCGGGCGCATCGGGGGGGACGAATATGCGGCGTTGCTTCCGGAAACCGCCGCAGAGACCGCCCTGATCCTGTTTGACGAGGTGATCCGCCACTTTCATATCCACCGCGATCCGCACTGGCCGCGTCAACTGGGACTGAGTGTGGGACTGGCTGCACGTCCCGCGCACGCCACGACATTTCCCGAGCTGTACCGCGCCGCTGACGAGGCCCTGCTGCGGGCCAAGCGTGAAGGGCGCGCCCGGGTTTGCATCTATGTGGAAAGCAAGATGGTGCTGAAAAGCAACTACTACCCCAAAAGTCAGCTGGAGCGGCTGGCCAAGTTGTCCGGTGCCCTGGGCCGGACTGAGGCCAGCCTGCTGCGTGAGGCGCTGGACGACCTGATCGCGCGTCACCGGGAGGCGTTGTGA